A region of Sphingobium baderi DNA encodes the following proteins:
- a CDS encoding tail fiber domain-containing protein has product MAITDWEMADLVREVCYDVGTGPLTLGGAMMGYRAFADAVGTGARFPYVIVGVTDASQWEAGSGMLDGEGRLARTVGASSAGGAAVDFAAGEKRVALALHAAWARAVEAHDHAPPDLSGIEAALAGKQAASGVLDALAGVEAGADRLLCFTGMESAEAISCTPFARSLLDDADAATARVTLGVQDAGGDMLPDEDDAQALGSPSRRWSALHAVSIVSDDAQIGGGRISGIDDLAIADGGTGASTAAQARANLELGNMATQNAGAVAITGGSAVFDSFGVVTTGDPYINRFAGTSAASAAIAGRRARGTVSTPAPVQTSDILGGMYMAGYQAVSNGWTANVAAVYAYATEDYSNSGYGADIAIATTAIGSTTRAVRVRISSAAMTPGGDNNFALGAATSRWSVVYAGTGTINTSDAREKRDVDDIPEALLDAWGDVTWRRFRFVDAVALKGGDARWHVGLIAQQVRDAIDARMGVGEAVRLGLVCFDSWEAETEERDEEGQIVRPGRDAGDRWGLRYEECLALEAAWQRRRIAGIEAALAQLSGGPGDGG; this is encoded by the coding sequence GTGGCGATCACGGATTGGGAAATGGCCGATCTGGTGCGGGAGGTCTGTTACGATGTCGGGACGGGGCCGCTGACGCTGGGCGGCGCGATGATGGGCTATCGCGCCTTTGCCGATGCGGTGGGGACAGGCGCGCGCTTTCCCTATGTGATCGTGGGCGTGACGGATGCGAGCCAGTGGGAGGCGGGCAGCGGGATGCTGGACGGCGAGGGGCGGCTGGCGCGGACGGTCGGCGCTTCGTCGGCGGGCGGCGCGGCGGTGGATTTCGCCGCGGGGGAGAAGCGGGTCGCGCTGGCGCTGCACGCGGCATGGGCGCGGGCGGTGGAGGCGCATGATCATGCGCCGCCGGACCTGAGCGGGATCGAGGCGGCGCTGGCGGGCAAGCAGGCGGCGAGCGGCGTGCTGGATGCGCTGGCGGGCGTGGAGGCAGGGGCGGACCGGCTGCTGTGCTTTACGGGGATGGAGAGCGCGGAGGCCATTTCCTGCACGCCCTTTGCGCGGTCGTTGCTGGACGATGCCGATGCGGCGACGGCGCGGGTGACGCTGGGCGTGCAGGATGCGGGCGGCGATATGCTGCCGGACGAGGATGACGCGCAGGCGCTGGGCAGCCCGTCGCGACGCTGGTCGGCGCTGCATGCGGTTTCCATCGTGAGCGATGACGCGCAGATCGGCGGGGGCAGGATCAGCGGCATCGACGACCTGGCCATTGCGGATGGCGGGACGGGAGCTTCCACGGCCGCGCAGGCGCGGGCCAATCTGGAGCTGGGAAACATGGCGACGCAGAATGCGGGCGCGGTGGCGATCACCGGCGGGAGCGCGGTGTTCGACAGCTTTGGCGTGGTGACGACCGGCGACCCCTATATCAACCGTTTCGCTGGCACCTCGGCCGCCAGCGCCGCGATCGCGGGACGGCGCGCGCGCGGAACGGTTTCCACGCCCGCCCCGGTCCAGACGTCCGATATATTGGGCGGCATGTATATGGCCGGCTATCAAGCCGTGTCGAACGGCTGGACCGCCAATGTCGCGGCTGTCTATGCCTATGCGACGGAGGATTATTCCAACTCCGGCTATGGCGCGGACATAGCCATCGCCACCACCGCCATCGGATCGACCACACGGGCCGTGCGTGTCCGGATCAGTTCCGCCGCCATGACCCCTGGCGGGGATAATAATTTCGCGCTGGGAGCGGCCACCAGCCGCTGGTCCGTGGTCTATGCGGGCACCGGCACGATCAACACGTCCGACGCGCGGGAGAAGCGGGATGTGGACGATATTCCCGAAGCGCTGCTCGACGCGTGGGGCGACGTGACGTGGCGGCGCTTTCGCTTCGTCGATGCCGTGGCGTTGAAAGGCGGCGATGCGCGCTGGCATGTCGGCCTGATCGCGCAGCAGGTGCGCGATGCGATCGACGCGCGCATGGGCGTAGGGGAAGCGGTGCGGCTGGGCCTCGTCTGTTTCGATAGCTGGGAGGCGGAAACGGAAGAACGGGATGAGGAGGGGCAGATCGTCCGTCCCGGCCGGGACGCCGGGGACCGATGGGGGCTGCGCTATGAGGAATGTCTGGCGCTGGAAGCAGCCTGGCAACGCAGGCGGATCGCCGGGATCGAGGCGGCGCTGGCCCAGTTGAGCGGAGGCCCCGGCGATGGAGGGTGA
- a CDS encoding DUF6127 family protein has translation MKYDGEMLARLVAQAEAQPMSADMVMIRALIEEASELGAGRALERLGLADRRAEGDMRELRELLSAWRDAKKAARGAVVGWAVRIAMALVLLGLAVKMGLLGLVRG, from the coding sequence ATGAAATATGATGGGGAGATGCTGGCGCGGCTGGTCGCCCAGGCGGAGGCTCAGCCGATGAGCGCGGACATGGTGATGATCCGCGCGCTGATCGAGGAGGCAAGCGAACTGGGCGCGGGACGGGCGCTGGAGCGGCTGGGGCTGGCGGATCGGCGGGCGGAGGGCGACATGAGGGAGTTGCGGGAACTGCTGTCGGCGTGGCGCGACGCGAAGAAGGCGGCGCGGGGCGCTGTCGTCGGCTGGGCGGTGCGGATCGCCATGGCTCTGGTGCTGCTGGGGCTGGCGGTGAAGATGGGTTTGCTGGGGCTGGTGCGCGGATGA
- a CDS encoding DUF3168 domain-containing protein yields MSAEITVRAAMIAALKQDMTLMDGLNGLFDGAPDRATSPYAAVEECLGADWGAKDVDGRELRLSISLHDMGETPARIAPLLARVDAVVKAMTEAGEGWRIVTTQLLRSRIARQSGRDRGWRAIADYRLRLVREAG; encoded by the coding sequence ATGAGCGCGGAAATAACGGTTCGCGCCGCCATGATCGCGGCGCTGAAGCAGGATATGACGTTGATGGACGGGCTTAATGGTCTGTTCGATGGCGCGCCCGACCGGGCGACGTCGCCCTATGCCGCGGTGGAAGAGTGTCTTGGCGCGGATTGGGGGGCGAAGGATGTCGACGGACGGGAATTGCGTTTGTCGATCAGTCTGCATGACATGGGCGAGACGCCTGCCCGCATCGCGCCGCTGCTGGCGCGGGTGGATGCCGTGGTGAAGGCGATGACGGAAGCGGGCGAGGGTTGGCGGATCGTTACTACGCAGTTGCTGCGTTCCCGTATCGCCCGGCAATCGGGGCGGGATCGCGGCTGGCGCGCCATTGCGGACTATCGGCTGCGCCTGGTGCGGGAGGCGGGCTGA
- a CDS encoding phage tail assembly chaperone — MSAATRLAERAAALAGIAGWLLGWRPDEFWRATPAELAAVLKAARGEEGPEAGVDAGDLERLRAMMPDR, encoded by the coding sequence ATGAGCGCGGCGACGCGGCTTGCGGAGCGGGCGGCGGCGTTGGCGGGGATCGCGGGTTGGCTGCTGGGGTGGCGGCCCGACGAGTTCTGGCGCGCGACGCCTGCGGAACTGGCGGCCGTGCTGAAGGCGGCGCGGGGCGAGGAAGGGCCGGAGGCTGGCGTGGACGCGGGCGATCTGGAGCGGCTGCGCGCGATGATGCCGGATCGCTGA
- a CDS encoding DUF2460 domain-containing protein codes for MSGIGYWLTKERGGQEARFMKRFAPTHWTVNFPRPMMASVVTTAPDALRVDAVFYGSGDLAGLIWEAEDKWSHPLLAYETARDFRDCVLRFRWRSGGLRRLDQTHGPTLTIEGRDAEGHTRSWYVRLWNYANGDPEDTEIILDFSRLEGGFLLPEESDPVWAGDIDRMFVSLAPLDYDAGDTVFAAGVEGWAELSGIRCDGAGSVLAVGDVVVPEHGLSMATGYDDCLNQTPERIIAAIHALGYRGDINHYVGMSHYFRLLPVGGGHVVTLEGGALNTPCAAWHADFARRAKTMGLGVIWSLSYELFDAHCPEGWKQRAENGDPALTGWTPPSTLLSPAHAGAMSYLQAVSSSFVTIALDNDIAVKFQVGEPWWWVMPADGRICLYDDAARAALGESPVSIPDVRGTLSAGQKMLLDAAGAILAASTTSLCAAVKALAPEAVTHLLAYLPTVLDPLAPEAKRANMPIGWADPAFDVLQLEDYDWVTQGRRRLTARGVEEVTARLGYPIERQHYFSGFVLAPEDAAQWREIAGEADAAIRRGTAATFIWALPQVARDGFTCFRLDGEEDMQAFDDIVFPLSVGREASLSPAFSTQIVESPSGHERRTSDWADARLSFDAGPGVRSEADIGELIAFFRARRGAARGFRFTDPFDNRSCAAGGTPGPIDQRLGVGDGIKAEFQLMRFYGEGEEAQARAITRPVSGSVRVAVDGVEQLSGWSLAGLGVIAFDAAPPEGAVLTAGFRFDVPVRFAEDRLDINRATFAAGEAPSVPLVEIRE; via the coding sequence ATGAGCGGGATCGGCTATTGGCTGACGAAAGAGCGGGGCGGGCAGGAAGCGCGTTTCATGAAGCGGTTCGCGCCGACCCATTGGACGGTGAATTTCCCCCGGCCGATGATGGCGAGCGTGGTGACGACAGCGCCCGATGCCCTGCGGGTGGATGCGGTCTTTTACGGCTCGGGCGATCTGGCCGGGCTGATCTGGGAAGCGGAGGACAAATGGAGTCACCCGCTGCTGGCTTATGAGACGGCGCGCGATTTCCGCGATTGCGTGCTGCGCTTTCGCTGGCGGAGCGGTGGTCTCAGGCGGCTGGACCAGACGCATGGGCCGACGCTGACCATCGAGGGGCGCGATGCGGAAGGCCATACGCGGTCCTGGTATGTGCGCTTGTGGAACTATGCCAATGGCGATCCAGAAGATACGGAAATCATTCTGGATTTCTCTCGCCTTGAGGGCGGATTTCTTCTGCCGGAGGAGAGCGATCCGGTGTGGGCGGGGGATATCGACCGGATGTTCGTTTCGCTCGCGCCGCTCGATTATGATGCGGGCGATACGGTCTTTGCGGCGGGCGTCGAAGGCTGGGCGGAGTTGTCCGGCATCAGGTGCGATGGCGCAGGATCGGTGCTGGCGGTGGGTGATGTGGTGGTGCCCGAACATGGGCTGTCGATGGCGACGGGCTATGACGATTGCCTGAACCAGACGCCGGAGCGGATTATCGCGGCGATCCATGCGCTCGGCTATCGCGGCGACATCAATCATTATGTCGGCATGAGCCATTATTTCCGGCTCTTGCCTGTTGGGGGAGGGCATGTTGTCACCCTGGAAGGCGGAGCGCTGAATACGCCCTGCGCGGCATGGCACGCCGATTTCGCGCGGCGGGCGAAGACCATGGGGCTGGGGGTGATCTGGTCGCTGTCCTATGAACTGTTCGACGCGCATTGCCCGGAGGGATGGAAGCAGCGGGCGGAGAATGGCGATCCGGCGCTGACGGGCTGGACGCCGCCTTCGACATTGCTGTCCCCGGCCCATGCCGGTGCAATGAGCTATCTGCAGGCGGTATCTTCTTCCTTTGTTACCATAGCCTTGGATAATGATATTGCCGTCAAGTTTCAGGTCGGGGAGCCATGGTGGTGGGTGATGCCCGCCGATGGACGCATCTGCCTGTATGACGATGCGGCGCGGGCGGCGCTGGGGGAAAGTCCCGTTTCGATCCCGGATGTGCGGGGGACGCTTTCTGCCGGGCAGAAGATGCTGCTGGATGCGGCGGGGGCGATATTGGCGGCGTCCACGACTTCCCTCTGCGCGGCGGTGAAGGCGCTGGCTCCGGAGGCGGTGACGCATTTGTTGGCTTACCTGCCGACGGTGCTCGATCCGCTCGCGCCGGAGGCCAAGCGGGCGAACATGCCGATAGGGTGGGCGGACCCGGCCTTCGATGTGCTGCAACTGGAAGATTATGACTGGGTGACGCAGGGGCGCAGGCGGCTGACTGCGCGCGGTGTCGAAGAGGTGACGGCGCGGCTGGGCTATCCAATCGAGCGGCAGCATTATTTTTCGGGCTTCGTGCTGGCGCCGGAGGATGCCGCGCAATGGCGGGAGATCGCCGGGGAAGCGGACGCCGCCATCCGGCGCGGCACGGCGGCGACGTTCATCTGGGCGCTGCCGCAGGTCGCGCGCGATGGCTTCACCTGCTTCAGACTGGATGGGGAAGAAGATATGCAGGCCTTTGATGATATTGTCTTTCCTTTGAGCGTGGGGCGAGAGGCGAGCCTGTCCCCGGCCTTTTCGACGCAGATTGTGGAAAGCCCATCCGGCCATGAACGCAGGACGAGCGATTGGGCCGATGCGCGCCTGTCTTTCGATGCGGGGCCGGGCGTGCGGTCGGAAGCGGATATTGGAGAGCTGATCGCGTTCTTCCGGGCGCGGCGGGGCGCGGCGCGGGGGTTCCGCTTCACCGATCCGTTCGACAATCGAAGCTGCGCGGCGGGCGGAACGCCGGGGCCGATCGACCAACGATTGGGTGTGGGCGACGGCATAAAAGCGGAGTTCCAGCTCATGCGCTTCTATGGCGAGGGGGAGGAGGCGCAGGCGCGGGCCATCACGCGTCCGGTGTCGGGATCTGTCAGGGTCGCCGTGGATGGCGTCGAGCAGCTGTCCGGCTGGAGCCTTGCGGGGCTGGGCGTCATCGCCTTTGACGCCGCGCCGCCGGAGGGCGCGGTGCTGACCGCCGGTTTCCGCTTCGACGTGCCGGTGCGCTTTGCCGAGGACCGGCTGGACATCAACCGGGCGACCTTCGCCGCCGGGGAGGCGCCATCGGTGCCGCTGGTGGAGATCCGGGAATGA
- a CDS encoding head-tail connector protein translates to MMMAAQGEAGALAASLAELKAYLRIATSDEDAVLAGLLRSAAALCEGFVGQWLIVREARETVSGDGRWQRLSARPVAAILDVRAVDAAGVEEALPPERYAIDIDASGEGWVRLRGVGGGRRLCVRYRAGMAEDMNGLPEAIRQGIVRLAADHHAARSGEGAAPPAVVSALWRPWRRMRLA, encoded by the coding sequence ATGATGATGGCGGCGCAAGGGGAAGCGGGCGCGCTGGCGGCATCGCTGGCGGAATTAAAGGCCTATCTGCGAATAGCGACGAGTGATGAGGATGCAGTGCTGGCAGGATTGCTGCGAAGCGCGGCGGCGCTGTGCGAGGGTTTTGTCGGGCAATGGCTGATCGTACGCGAGGCGCGGGAAACAGTGTCCGGCGATGGCCGCTGGCAACGGCTGTCGGCGCGGCCGGTGGCGGCGATCCTCGATGTGCGGGCGGTGGACGCGGCGGGCGTGGAAGAGGCGTTGCCGCCGGAACGCTATGCGATCGACATCGATGCGTCGGGCGAGGGCTGGGTGCGGCTGAGGGGCGTGGGCGGCGGGCGGCGGCTTTGCGTGCGTTATCGGGCGGGAATGGCGGAGGATATGAACGGTCTGCCCGAAGCGATCCGGCAGGGGATCGTGCGGCTGGCGGCGGATCATCACGCGGCGCGCAGCGGCGAAGGCGCGGCGCCGCCTGCGGTCGTCAGTGCGCTGTGGCGGCCATGGCGGCGGATGCGGCTGGCATGA
- a CDS encoding phage major capsid protein, translated as MTDMLENSFDAVLQGERIAAVEGDLAALKGRVDGAFLSGQRPALDGVKGGAVDPARAAFVDRYLRQGLEAGVELKSFSGASGTAGGYAVPREIDAVIDSTLKAISPIRSIANVVRTGSAGYRKLVSAGGIVSGWASETGARAETGTPSFNEIAPPSGELYANPAASQAMLDDTQFDVEGWLAGEISREFAAAEGAAFVGGNGTNKPKGFLTYTTTNEADGVRAFGSLQYVASGAAGGFAASNPQDRLIDLVQSLRAPYRQGASFVMNSATLAAIRKMKTSDGAFLWQPSMSAGQPATLLGYPVVEAEDMPDIGANSLSIAFGNFHAGYVIAERSETSILRDPFSNKPFVHFYAVKRIGGAVANSEAIKLMKFAAS; from the coding sequence ATGACGGATATGTTGGAGAACAGCTTTGACGCGGTGCTTCAGGGGGAAAGGATCGCGGCTGTGGAAGGTGATCTTGCTGCGCTGAAAGGTCGGGTGGACGGCGCTTTTCTCTCCGGGCAGCGCCCGGCGCTGGATGGCGTGAAGGGCGGTGCGGTCGATCCGGCGCGGGCGGCCTTCGTGGATCGCTATCTGCGGCAGGGGCTTGAGGCGGGCGTGGAGCTGAAGAGCTTTTCGGGCGCGAGCGGGACTGCGGGCGGCTATGCGGTGCCGCGAGAGATCGATGCGGTGATCGACAGTACGCTGAAGGCGATTTCGCCGATCCGTTCCATCGCCAATGTGGTGCGGACGGGGAGCGCGGGCTATCGCAAGCTGGTGAGTGCGGGCGGCATCGTGTCGGGCTGGGCTAGCGAGACGGGCGCAAGGGCCGAGACAGGGACGCCGAGCTTCAACGAGATCGCGCCGCCTTCGGGCGAGCTTTACGCCAATCCGGCGGCGTCTCAGGCGATGCTGGACGATACGCAGTTCGACGTGGAAGGCTGGCTGGCCGGGGAGATTTCCCGCGAGTTCGCGGCGGCGGAGGGCGCGGCCTTTGTGGGTGGCAATGGCACGAACAAGCCCAAGGGGTTCCTGACCTATACGACGACCAACGAGGCGGACGGGGTGCGGGCTTTCGGGTCGCTGCAATATGTGGCTTCGGGCGCGGCGGGCGGTTTTGCGGCGTCCAATCCGCAGGACAGGCTGATCGATCTGGTGCAGAGCCTGCGCGCGCCCTACCGGCAGGGGGCGTCTTTCGTGATGAATTCGGCGACCCTGGCGGCCATCCGCAAGATGAAGACCAGCGACGGCGCGTTCCTGTGGCAGCCTTCGATGAGCGCGGGGCAGCCTGCGACGCTGCTGGGCTATCCGGTGGTGGAGGCCGAGGACATGCCGGACATCGGCGCGAACAGCCTGTCGATCGCCTTCGGCAATTTCCATGCGGGCTATGTGATCGCGGAACGCAGCGAGACGAGCATCCTGCGCGATCCGTTCAGCAACAAGCCCTTCGTCCACTTCTATGCCGTCAAGCGGATCGGCGGCGCGGTGGCGAACAGCGAGGCGATCAAGCTGATGAAGTTCGCCGCTTCCTGA
- a CDS encoding HK97 family phage prohead protease: MSGGDVRFAGYAAVFDRVDRGGDVVRAGAFGSARATGVPLLWQHGPGEVIGSVERLEEDARGLRVIGRVSARTAAGRAAARMLREKAVDGLSFGYRVREARGAGPRELLGLDLVEVSIVTHPMQPLARVIAVEEGGEAHSSNFA; this comes from the coding sequence ATGAGCGGGGGCGATGTGCGCTTTGCCGGTTATGCGGCGGTGTTCGACCGGGTGGACCGGGGCGGCGACGTGGTGCGGGCCGGGGCTTTCGGCAGCGCGCGGGCGACGGGCGTGCCGCTGCTGTGGCAGCATGGGCCGGGCGAGGTGATCGGATCGGTCGAGCGGCTGGAGGAGGATGCGCGGGGGCTGCGCGTGATCGGGCGCGTGTCGGCAAGGACGGCGGCGGGACGCGCTGCGGCGCGGATGCTGCGGGAGAAGGCGGTGGACGGGCTGTCCTTCGGCTACCGGGTGCGGGAGGCGCGGGGCGCGGGGCCGCGCGAGTTGCTGGGGCTGGACCTGGTGGAGGTGAGCATCGTCACCCATCCGATGCAGCCCTTGGCGCGGGTGATTGCGGTGGAGGAGGGCGGAGAGGCCCACTCCTCCAACTTCGCCTAG
- a CDS encoding phage portal protein translates to MKWFGTKAARDGARPVLARAWGSGGVALGEWPASYEAQVRAGVIGNPIAQRAMRLVCEAAGATALKVCGVEPEAAARVLGLVNRCSAGQALVETLACHLLLHGNGYVQILAGADGTPTELYALRPERVSVEADARGWPAAYLYRVGDSVTRLTPEDGAGRTSIIHLKALHPLDDHYGLGCVGAAAGAVAIHNAATVWNKALLDNAARPSGAMVYDPGDGSVMSPEQFERVRQEMDAAFAGAANAGRPMLLEGGLNWKALSLSPAEMDFVGLKAAAAREIALAFGVPPMLLGLPGDNTYANYREANRALWRQTILPLVAKLCAGLSQGLCSWWPGARVEADLDAVPALAEERAALWDRVAAADFLTAEEKKAMLMIA, encoded by the coding sequence ATGAAATGGTTCGGGACGAAAGCGGCGCGCGATGGAGCGCGGCCGGTGCTGGCGCGCGCCTGGGGATCGGGCGGCGTGGCTCTGGGGGAATGGCCTGCCTCTTATGAGGCGCAGGTGCGGGCCGGGGTGATCGGCAATCCCATCGCGCAGCGGGCGATGCGGCTGGTGTGCGAAGCGGCGGGCGCGACGGCGCTGAAAGTCTGCGGCGTGGAGCCGGAGGCGGCGGCGCGAGTGCTGGGGCTGGTCAACCGCTGTTCGGCGGGGCAGGCGCTGGTCGAGACGCTGGCCTGCCACCTGCTGTTGCACGGCAATGGCTATGTGCAGATATTGGCGGGCGCGGACGGGACGCCGACCGAGCTGTATGCGCTGCGCCCGGAACGGGTGAGCGTGGAGGCCGATGCACGGGGCTGGCCCGCCGCTTATCTCTATCGCGTGGGGGACAGCGTGACGCGCCTGACGCCGGAGGACGGCGCGGGGCGCACGAGCATCATTCACCTCAAAGCGCTGCACCCGCTGGACGATCATTATGGGCTGGGCTGCGTCGGCGCGGCGGCGGGCGCGGTGGCGATCCACAATGCCGCGACGGTGTGGAACAAGGCGCTGCTCGACAATGCGGCGCGGCCGAGCGGGGCGATGGTCTATGATCCGGGCGACGGGTCGGTGATGTCGCCGGAGCAGTTCGAGCGGGTCAGGCAGGAGATGGACGCCGCCTTTGCAGGCGCGGCCAATGCCGGGCGGCCGATGCTGCTGGAGGGCGGCCTCAATTGGAAGGCGCTCAGCCTGTCGCCCGCCGAGATGGATTTCGTGGGGTTGAAGGCGGCGGCGGCGCGGGAGATCGCGCTGGCCTTTGGCGTGCCGCCGATGCTGCTGGGGCTGCCGGGCGACAACACCTATGCCAATTATCGCGAGGCGAACCGGGCGCTGTGGCGGCAGACGATCCTGCCGCTGGTGGCCAAGCTGTGCGCGGGGCTTTCGCAGGGGCTGTGCAGTTGGTGGCCGGGCGCGCGGGTCGAGGCCGATCTGGACGCCGTGCCTGCTCTGGCGGAGGAGCGGGCGGCGCTGTGGGACCGCGTGGCGGCCGCCGATTTCCTGACGGCGGAGGAGAAGAAGGCGATGCTGATGATCGCCTAA
- a CDS encoding tail tape measure protein yields the protein MEEEVDTLVVRVRADTQGLARDVEAMRAGMEGPLAAGAERAGRRIEQGLLRAARTGKFGFEDLRRMALSVLDDIARSALRSAMGSIGGGGGGGLLNVGASLIGSALGLPGRATGGPVGPGRAYMVGERGPELFVPTASGQVVAHGGGGRDVRVSIAVQGRGDGQDNPRLLARSARQVARAVKGALNG from the coding sequence ATGGAAGAGGAAGTCGACACGCTGGTCGTGCGCGTGCGCGCCGACACGCAGGGGCTGGCGCGCGATGTGGAAGCGATGCGCGCCGGGATGGAGGGGCCGCTGGCGGCGGGCGCGGAACGGGCGGGACGGCGGATCGAGCAGGGGCTGCTGAGGGCCGCGCGGACGGGCAAGTTCGGGTTCGAGGATTTGCGGCGCATGGCGCTGTCGGTGCTGGACGATATTGCCCGCAGCGCCCTGCGGTCGGCGATGGGGTCGATTGGCGGTGGAGGCGGCGGCGGGTTGCTGAATGTGGGAGCTTCGCTGATCGGGTCGGCTCTGGGGCTGCCGGGGCGGGCGACGGGCGGGCCGGTGGGGCCGGGCCGCGCCTATATGGTGGGTGAGCGGGGACCGGAACTGTTCGTGCCCACGGCGAGCGGGCAGGTCGTCGCGCATGGCGGCGGCGGGCGCGACGTGCGGGTGAGCATCGCGGTGCAGGGACGAGGCGACGGGCAGGATAATCCCCGGCTGCTGGCGCGCAGTGCGCGGCAGGTGGCCCGGGCGGTGAAAGGGGCGCTGAACGGATGA
- a CDS encoding gene transfer agent family protein: protein MSAAANAARGEAALELGGQVLTLRPSFAALVAAEEEVGPLFELVERAADGKLSLGDMAALFWHCLTDRSGGLTREAMGEAILALGLAKVTPVLRTILQQILTGK, encoded by the coding sequence ATGAGCGCGGCGGCGAACGCGGCGCGGGGCGAGGCCGCGCTGGAACTGGGCGGGCAGGTGCTGACGCTGCGCCCCAGCTTTGCCGCGCTGGTGGCGGCGGAGGAGGAAGTGGGGCCGCTGTTCGAACTGGTGGAACGGGCGGCGGACGGGAAGCTGTCGCTGGGCGATATGGCGGCGCTGTTCTGGCATTGCCTGACGGATCGCAGCGGCGGGCTGACGCGCGAAGCGATGGGCGAGGCGATCCTGGCGCTGGGACTGGCGAAGGTGACGCCGGTGCTGCGGACCATATTGCAGCAGATATTGACGGGCAAATGA
- a CDS encoding phage tail tube protein, translating to MGVEKGSAFLLKVGDGGSPASYATVAGMRTTQLSVNGEAVNVTSKDSGGWRELLSGAGVRSVSVSAAGIFTGSAAEVRIRNHALSGTIDEYELSFESGERMRGRFLVTRLDYAGDYNGERNYALSLESSGPVVSQ from the coding sequence ATGGGCGTCGAAAAAGGAAGTGCGTTTCTGCTCAAGGTCGGCGATGGCGGCAGCCCGGCAAGCTACGCAACGGTAGCGGGGATGCGGACCACGCAATTATCCGTCAATGGCGAGGCGGTGAACGTCACCAGCAAGGATAGCGGGGGTTGGCGCGAGTTGCTGTCCGGCGCGGGCGTGCGGTCGGTCAGCGTGTCGGCGGCGGGCATCTTCACCGGATCGGCGGCGGAAGTGCGGATCCGCAACCATGCCCTGTCCGGCACCATCGACGAATATGAACTGAGCTTTGAAAGCGGGGAGCGGATGCGGGGGCGATTCCTGGTCACGCGGCTCGACTATGCGGGCGATTATAACGGCGAGCGCAACTATGCGCTGAGCCTGGAAAGCTCCGGCCCGGTGGTGTCGCAATGA